Proteins from a genomic interval of Procambarus clarkii isolate CNS0578487 chromosome 45, FALCON_Pclarkii_2.0, whole genome shotgun sequence:
- the LOC123770116 gene encoding uncharacterized protein — MCQRVCVKVYVSRGVCVRGEKTDAAREKTDAAREKTDAAREETDAAREKTDVAREKTDAAREETDAAREKTDVAREKTDAAREETDAAREKTDVAREKTDVAREKTDVAREKTDAAREKTDAEREKTDVAREKTDVAREKTDAAREKTDAEREKTDAAREKTNAAREKTDAAREKTDAAREKTDTAREKTDAAREKNGDKI, encoded by the exons ATGTGTCAGAGGGTATGTGTCAAGGTGTATGTGTCAAGGGGAGTATGTGTCAGAGG GGAGAAAACCGACGCCGCTAGGGAGAAAACCGACGCCGCAAGGGAGAAAACCGACGCCGCAAGGGAGGAAACCGACGCCGCTAGGGAGAAAACCGACGTCGCAAGGGAGAAAACCGACGCCGCAAGGGAGGAAACCGACGCCGCTAGGGAGAAAACCGACGTCGCAAGGGAGAAAACCGACGCCGCAAGGGAGGAAACCGACGCCGCTAGGGAGAAAACCGACGTCGCAAGGGAGAAAACCGACGTCGCAAGGGAGAAAACCGACGTCGCAAGGGAGAAAACCGACGCCGCAAGGGAGAAAACCGACGCCGAAAGGGAGAAAACCGACGTCGCAAGGGAGAAAACCGACGTCGCAAGGGAGAAAACCGACGCCGCAAGGGAGAAAACCGACGCCGAAAGGGAGAAAACCGACGCCGCTAGGGAGAAAACCAACGCCGCAAGGGAGAAAACCGACGCCGCAAGGGAGAAAACCGACGCCGCAAGGGAGAAAACCGACACCGCAAGGGAGAAAACCGATGCCGCAAGGGAGAAAAATGGCGACAAGATATAA